The Aquitalea magnusonii region TTTCTTCCAGGCCTTGTCGGGCCCGCAGCATCGCTATTTGCTGGCTGGGCAGGGGGGTATTGCGCAGGGTTACCGCCACGGTAGCATCATGCTGTCTCGCCGTGCCGCACTGGAGATCTGGCCCAGGGTGGCCAACTGGCTGGATCTGGACTGAGTTGGCTGTGCGGATGTGGCTCCGACGGTACCGCTCAGTTGGGTAACTGGTGTGCCGCCAGCAAATCCTGGGTGAAGGCGCGGACCACCTCGCTTTGCCTGGCGTTTTGCCGTGTCACCAGGTGAAAAGTGGGGTGGTAGCACAGCTGCGCCGCATTGAGTGCCCGCAGCATGCCCTGTTCCACCATGGGGCGAGCGAAGTGCTCCGGCAGAAAGCCCAGATGATGGCCGGACAGAATCAGCACGGCCATGGCTTCCATATTGTCGGCGCGGGCGGTGATGCGCCAGTTTTCCACCGGCAGCGGGATGTCCGGCAGCGGGTAGCTGCGCCAGGCCCAGTCATGCCGGGCGGCTTCTTCCACTGGCATATTGCCGGCCTGCTGGAATAACGGGTGTTCCTGGCTGCAATAGGCCAACTGGTGTTCGGTGAACAGCGGCAGGTATTGCAGGCTGGGGGCGCGGTGCCAGAAATAGCCGATGCCCATATGGATTTCGCCGTTGATCAGCGCTTCTTCCAGGGTGCCGGGTGCCAGCATGGACAGCACCAGTTCCACTGCCTCTTCGCGCTGGCGAAAGCGCCGGATGGTTTCCGACAGCCGTGCATGCGCCCGCATGGTGGTATGCCCCACCACACCAATTCTTAATTGTCCCACCAGCTTGCGTTCCAGTTGCCGTGCTTCCACGCAGAAGGCCTCGGCGGCATCCAGCAGTTGGCGGCTGGCATTGAGTAGCTGGCTGCCCTTGGCAGTGAGGGCAAAACCGGCGCGGCCACGCTCGCACAGGCGGTAGCCCAGCCGGGTTTCCAGCGCGGCCAACTGATTGCTGATGGTGGACTGGCTGACGTTAAGGGTGGATTGGGCGGCCGAAATGCCGCCGGCATCGACAACGGCACGAAAAACCCTGATAAGGCGTAAATCAAGGCTGGACAGGGTATTGAGCATGGTTTTTTCCCGGTGGTGGCGGTGGGTCAGGCCTGTCATTACACACATTCAGATTTATCAATGTAAACAGTGGAATACGGTGATTTTTCCCAAGTTGCCGCCTGAATAGACTGAGCCCTCGTTCAACCTCAGTTTCAGGAGTCTGCATGTCTATCACTGAACGCAACCAGCCGCTGGGCGGCAATGCCATGCCGCGCTTTGGCGGCATTGCCACCATGATGCGCCTGCCCAAGGTGGAAACTGCCGCTGGTCTGGATGCCGTGTTTGTCGGCCTGCCGCTGGATATCGGCACCTCCAACCGCAGCGGCACCCGTTTTGGCCCGCGTGAAATCCGCAATGAATCGGTGCTGCTGCGCCCTTACAACATGGGAACCGGTGCCGCCCCTTTTGACAGCCTGCAGGTGGCCGACATTGGCGATATCGCCACCAATCCCTACAACCTGCTGGACAGCGTGGCGCGCATTGAGGCCGCCTACCGCGAGCTGCTGCAGCATGATGTGATTCCGCTGGGCCTGGGTGGCGATCACACCGTCACCCTGCCCATCCTGCGCGCTATCGCGGCCAAGCATGGTCCGGTGGGGCTGATCCATGTCGATGCCCATGCCGACATCAATGACGACATGTTTGGCGAGAAGATTGCCCACGGCACCACTTTCCGCCGTGCGCAGGAAGAAGGCCTGCTGGCTGCCGAACGCGTGGTGCAGATCGGCCTGCGCGGCAGTGGCTACGCCGCCGAGGATTTCGACTGGGCGCGTCGTCAGGGTTTTCGCGTGGTGCCGGCGGAAGAGTGCTGGAACCGTTCGCTGCAGGGGCTGATGCAGGAAGTGCGCCAGCAACTGGGTAGCGGCCCGGTGTACCTGAGCTTTGATATCGACGGCATCGATCCGGCCTTTGCCCCCGGCACCGGCACGCCGGAAGTGGCCGGCCTCACCACGGTGCAGGCGCTGGAAATCGTGCGCGGTTGTCACGGCCTGAATCTGGTGGGCTGTGACCTGGTGGAGGTCTCGCCGCCATACGACACCACCGGCAATACCGCCTTGCTGGGGGCCAATCTCTTGTTCGAGATGCTGTGTGTATTACCCGGCGTGACCATCCGCCGCTGATGATGCCAACCAGGCTGCCACAGAGCAGCCAATCAAACCCTTATAGCCAATTGCCAACAAAGGCACACTTAGGAGACAAACCATGGGACTCGATATTTTTGTCGTGTTCATTTATATCGCCGGCATGCTGGCGCTGGGCTGGCTGGGCATGCGCCGCGCCACCAGCCGGGAGGAATTTCTGGTGGCAGGGCGCAATCTGGGGCCGGGCTTTTACATGGGCACCATGGCCGCTACCGTACTGGGCGGGGCATCCACGGTGGGGACGGTGAAGCTGGGTTATGTGTACGGCATTTCCGGCTTCTGGCTGTGTGCCGCACTGGGGTGCGGCATTCTGGTGCTCAATCTGTTCATGGCCAAGCCGCTGCTCAAGCTGAAGGTGTTTACCGTCACCCAGGTGCTGGAGCGCCGCTACAACACCCTGGCACGCCGCACCAGCGCGCTGGTGATGCTGATGTATGCGGTGATGATCAGCGTGACTTCGGTACTGGCCATTGCCACCGTGATGCAGGTCTTGTTCGAGCTGCCGTTCTGGCTGGCGGTGGTGATCGGCGGCGGCGTGGTGGTGCTGTATTCCGCCGTTGGCGGCATGTGGTCGCTGACGCTGACCGACATCGTGCAGTTCATGATCAAGACCATCGGCCTGATGTTCATCCTGCTGCCCATCTGCCTGTACCGCGTGGGTGGCTGGGAGCAACTGGCAGCCAAACTGCCGGCGTCCTACTTCAGTTTTACCGCCATCGGTGGTGAAACCATCATCACCTACTTTGTCATCTACTTCTTCGGCATCCTGATTGGCCAGGACATCTGGCAGCGGGTATTCACCGCGCGCAGTGAGGGCGTGGCGCGCTATGCCGGCAGTATTGCCGGGATTTACTGCATCGTGTACGGCCTGATTTGCGCTGCCATCGGCATGGCCACCAAAGTATTGCTGCCAGACCTGGCGGTGCCGGCCAATGCCTTTGCCTCCATGGTGAAGGAAGGCTTGCCGGACGGGGTGCGCGGGCTGGTGATTGCCGCCGCCCTGGCTGCGATGATGTCCACCGCCAGTGCGGCCTTGCTGGCGGCGTCCACCACGCTGACCGAAGACCTCAGTGGTCGTGACGGTTGCAGCCTGTGGACCAACCGCATTGTCACCCTGCTGGTTGGCGTGCTGGTGCTGGTGTTGGCCATGCTGGTCAGCGACGTGATCAGCGCGCTGACCCTGGCTTACAACCTGCTGGTGGCCGGCATGCTGGTGCCCTTGCTGGGGGCCATCTTCTGGCCGCGTGCCACCACGGCAGGTGCCATCAGCAGCATGGTGCTGGGCTGTGGCACCGCCATCATGGCCATGATCAGCTACGGTCTGGATTCCAATTTGCCGATCTATCAAAGCCTGGTGGTGAGCGTACTCAGCTTTGTGCTGGTCAGCCTGTGTACCCGCAGGGAGCACAACACGGCCGCCACTTTCTGAAGGATGAAAATCTAGTGCCTGCAGCCGGCAGTCTGTCACAGACCGCCGGCTGTTTTTGCATGTTCAGCAGTCCAGATGCGCGGCATGGAAGCGCAGCTGTTCCTCGATAAAGCTGGCAATGAAGTAATAGCTGTGGTCATAACCGGGGTGGCGGAACAACTGCAGCGCATGGCCGCCAGCACGGGCGGCCTGTTCCAGCGCCTCCGGCTTGAGCTGTTCTGCCAGAAAACCATCGGCCAGGCCGATATCCACCCGCAGCGGCGGTATCTGTTGTACCTGGCCCAGCAAGTGGCAGGCATCCCACTGCAGCCATTGCTGACGGTCTTCGCCCAGATAGGCGGCAAAGGCCTTCTGCCCCCACGGTACATGCACCGGGTTGGCAATCGGGCTGAAGGCCGAGACCGATACATAATCCTGTGGCCGCTTGAGCGCACAGATCAGCGCACCGTGGCCACCCATGGAATGGCCGGCAATGGCACGGCGTTGACTGACCGGGAAATGCGTTTCAATCAGCGCCGGCAGTTCGCGGCTGACATAGTCGTACATCTGGTAATGGCGGTTCCACGGTGCCTGGGTGGCATTGAGGTAAAAGCCCGCTCCCTGGCCCAGATCGTAGGCCGCATCGTCCGCCACGCCCTCGCCGCGCGGGCTGGTGTCCGGGGCCACGATGGCCATGCCCAGCTCGGCGGCAATACGCTGCGCACCGGCCTTTTGCATGAAGTTTTCGTCCGTGCAGGTCAGGCCGGACAGCCAGTACAGCACCGGTACCTTATCG contains the following coding sequences:
- a CDS encoding LysR family transcriptional regulator: MTGLTHRHHREKTMLNTLSSLDLRLIRVFRAVVDAGGISAAQSTLNVSQSTISNQLAALETRLGYRLCERGRAGFALTAKGSQLLNASRQLLDAAEAFCVEARQLERKLVGQLRIGVVGHTTMRAHARLSETIRRFRQREEAVELVLSMLAPGTLEEALINGEIHMGIGYFWHRAPSLQYLPLFTEHQLAYCSQEHPLFQQAGNMPVEEAARHDWAWRSYPLPDIPLPVENWRITARADNMEAMAVLILSGHHLGFLPEHFARPMVEQGMLRALNAAQLCYHPTFHLVTRQNARQSEVVRAFTQDLLAAHQLPN
- the speB gene encoding agmatinase produces the protein MSITERNQPLGGNAMPRFGGIATMMRLPKVETAAGLDAVFVGLPLDIGTSNRSGTRFGPREIRNESVLLRPYNMGTGAAPFDSLQVADIGDIATNPYNLLDSVARIEAAYRELLQHDVIPLGLGGDHTVTLPILRAIAAKHGPVGLIHVDAHADINDDMFGEKIAHGTTFRRAQEEGLLAAERVVQIGLRGSGYAAEDFDWARRQGFRVVPAEECWNRSLQGLMQEVRQQLGSGPVYLSFDIDGIDPAFAPGTGTPEVAGLTTVQALEIVRGCHGLNLVGCDLVEVSPPYDTTGNTALLGANLLFEMLCVLPGVTIRR
- a CDS encoding sodium:solute symporter, which gives rise to MGLDIFVVFIYIAGMLALGWLGMRRATSREEFLVAGRNLGPGFYMGTMAATVLGGASTVGTVKLGYVYGISGFWLCAALGCGILVLNLFMAKPLLKLKVFTVTQVLERRYNTLARRTSALVMLMYAVMISVTSVLAIATVMQVLFELPFWLAVVIGGGVVVLYSAVGGMWSLTLTDIVQFMIKTIGLMFILLPICLYRVGGWEQLAAKLPASYFSFTAIGGETIITYFVIYFFGILIGQDIWQRVFTARSEGVARYAGSIAGIYCIVYGLICAAIGMATKVLLPDLAVPANAFASMVKEGLPDGVRGLVIAAALAAMMSTASAALLAASTTLTEDLSGRDGCSLWTNRIVTLLVGVLVLVLAMLVSDVISALTLAYNLLVAGMLVPLLGAIFWPRATTAGAISSMVLGCGTAIMAMISYGLDSNLPIYQSLVVSVLSFVLVSLCTRREHNTAATF
- the fghA gene encoding S-formylglutathione hydrolase, producing the protein MENISSAMCFGGWHKQYLHDSAVLGCRMRFAIYLPPQAARGDKVPVLYWLSGLTCTDENFMQKAGAQRIAAELGMAIVAPDTSPRGEGVADDAAYDLGQGAGFYLNATQAPWNRHYQMYDYVSRELPALIETHFPVSQRRAIAGHSMGGHGALICALKRPQDYVSVSAFSPIANPVHVPWGQKAFAAYLGEDRQQWLQWDACHLLGQVQQIPPLRVDIGLADGFLAEQLKPEALEQAARAGGHALQLFRHPGYDHSYYFIASFIEEQLRFHAAHLDC